The sequence below is a genomic window from Bombus pascuorum chromosome 15, iyBomPasc1.1, whole genome shotgun sequence.
GACCTCGATACCCctgatatacaaatatttgaaaagtttcaAAGCCAAACAGTTTTATTCAATGTttgcatattttcttttcagctTCATCGAACAAGACTGTGTGTCTGGTTTCTGGACGTGGATGTTTGTCTTGTCGAAGCTTCCAGAACTCGGCGACACAATCTTCATCGTGCTACGGAAACAACCACTAATCTTTTTACATTGGTATCATCATATAACGGTTCTCCTCTACTCGTGGTTCTCATACTCGGAATACACAGCATCAGCCAGGTGGTTTGTCGTAATGAATTACTTTGTTCACTCcataatgtatacatattatgcTTTGAAAGCAATGCGATATAGACCACCAAAGGGGATCGCCATGCTGATCACTACGCTACAATTAGCACAAATGGTTATTGGTTGCCTTATAAATATTTCGGCTCACCAGTACCTGGAAAGTGGCCAAATCGATTGCCACATTACGCGTGTCAACGTCAAACTTAGTCTGCTCATGTACTTCAGCTATTTCGTACTCTTCGCTAAATTTTTCCAGAAGAGTTATCTATCTAAATCTAATAACAAAGTAGGGAAGAAGGTTTACACTAATGGAACAGTGGAGTATGACAAGCTCAAGGTTAATTAAAGCACACTACAATTTTTGAAAACTTTTTCTATAGACCCTTTCCAGGAACATTCCTTGAAAACGCTTTTCAATAAGATTTCTTTCAAAGGCGTTATGAAAATGCATTTCAAGAAATGGcccttgaaattttttttaggAATCTTTGTTAATTCAAAGTCATAAAAACTGGTTGCAGTAGGATAAAGGTGGTGAGAGATAGAGTGGAAATTACTTGAAGATATAGCacattgaattttacaataatattaaatgttgcACACTgaatttagtaataaatttcataataacttCTTTAACGCGTCTCACGCGTTAAACACGTTATTAcagaattaatgaaaaaagaaggaactTCTCCTTAGGGACGTCTTGAAACTTTTGTTTATCTAGGAacgatttcaaaataaatttcttggtGAACTGTTTTCTTTACGCTTCTTTATGAAGTTAGCAAAAAATTTGGTAGAACGAGGATGGagacataatatttaaaaacatactaagaatgtataatttaatatttaactatttaataatgaaaaaagaatattagatTTGAACAAAATTCGTCAGCGAATAATTGatatattcttattacatTTCATATGTTTGACACATTTATTGTTATtggaaatgtataaatatgttgAGATATCATAAAGAATATAATGATCTGCATATGTAAAGTAtggataatattaaaaaatatatatcctGATCGATCTTTCGTAAGAACATCTGAAATCTTTTTTCACATTGctcgaaaagaaaagaaaacaaacacaaagAATTGTTCCCAAATCTTGTTCTACCggaataacgataaaaaaagaaagaaaaaacgaattaCTTTTGAAGAAGTCAGAAAGTATGGGGAAAGAAAACCAGAAGTGAAATTTCATCAGGCCTACCTCCAGAACGAGCTAAGATATTCTTCGTAGAAAATAGTAAAACAAGACGATAGATAATAATCGAAGACCGAAATCGCAATCCCAATTGATGACCAtttaagaaatgaaagaaaataataataaaaaaaggaggatttataattact
It includes:
- the LOC132914565 gene encoding elongation of very long chain fatty acids protein 6, with protein sequence MNKVDYMEVTVPNYSYVFNFEETFIHMDTKIWMTKNWTNCFYYCGIYMILIFGGQHYMSNRPKFELRGILALWNTLLATFSIIGFTRTAPELIHVLRHYGFYHSVCIPSFIEQDCVSGFWTWMFVLSKLPELGDTIFIVLRKQPLIFLHWYHHITVLLYSWFSYSEYTASARWFVVMNYFVHSIMYTYYALKAMRYRPPKGIAMLITTLQLAQMVIGCLINISAHQYLESGQIDCHITRVNVKLSLLMYFSYFVLFAKFFQKSYLSKSNNKVGKKVYTNGTVEYDKLKVN